A single window of Rubripirellula lacrimiformis DNA harbors:
- a CDS encoding DUF1559 domain-containing protein — translation MLGGFRFSAPRRRSPSTDRWAFTLVELLVVIAIIGVLIGLLLPAVQAAREASRRMSCGNNLKQIALATHSYHDKFRKMPYGWDQRGTAWSAHLLPQIEQGSLYDTLVFQESGPGNWAYDDGNNEKAAGTYIATYRCPSMAIPIHFDNNGIPDRVPASYRGSAGTESSSDDTSTALPGTKALEDIDQDGIFYACSQTRFRDILDGTSHTIMIGESYTDPRFVKDGQAMDYWNIGSPSADPCRCDGGTGGTEFSELVGTTIAPINARRTQPTLHGRLMELSFGSYHVGGAYFALCDGSIQFISESIDQEVYTGLGSRNGLELPGDF, via the coding sequence ATGCTGGGCGGATTCCGTTTCAGTGCACCGCGTCGTCGATCACCGTCGACCGATCGATGGGCATTCACCTTGGTGGAACTGTTGGTCGTGATCGCGATCATCGGCGTGTTGATCGGGTTGCTGCTGCCCGCGGTTCAGGCGGCACGGGAAGCATCGCGGCGGATGTCATGTGGCAACAACCTGAAACAGATCGCCCTGGCCACGCACAGCTATCACGACAAGTTTCGGAAGATGCCCTACGGCTGGGACCAACGTGGGACCGCCTGGAGTGCACACCTGTTGCCACAGATCGAACAAGGATCGCTCTACGATACGTTGGTGTTCCAAGAATCGGGGCCGGGCAACTGGGCCTACGACGACGGCAATAACGAGAAAGCAGCCGGGACCTACATCGCAACCTATCGCTGTCCCAGCATGGCGATTCCCATTCACTTCGACAACAACGGAATCCCGGATCGAGTCCCCGCTAGTTACCGAGGCAGCGCGGGCACCGAGTCCAGTTCGGACGATACCAGCACGGCGCTGCCGGGGACGAAGGCGCTCGAAGATATCGATCAAGACGGCATCTTTTATGCCTGCAGCCAAACTCGATTCCGTGACATCCTGGACGGGACCAGCCACACGATCATGATCGGCGAATCGTATACCGATCCACGGTTCGTCAAAGACGGTCAAGCGATGGATTACTGGAACATCGGTTCGCCCAGTGCCGATCCATGCCGCTGTGACGGTGGGACTGGCGGGACCGAATTTTCGGAGCTTGTCGGAACCACGATCGCACCGATCAATGCACGCCGTACTCAGCCCACGCTGCATGGCCGGTTGATGGAACTTTCGTTCGGCAGTTACCACGTCGGCGGAGCGTACTTTGCACTTTGTGACGGATCGATTCAGTTCATCTCGGAATCGATTGATCAAGAAGTCTACACCGGGCTGGGGTCTCGCAACGGACTCGAACTGCCCGGCGACTTCTAA
- a CDS encoding transthyretin-like family protein, which yields MNDKVNPICHWAVATALMAVVGCGNGLDTDYSSLGLVPISGQVTIDGQPLAGAVVFFEAADLTQAYATTDDTGHYQLKFNSEVHGVTVGPKIVRISTTASTGEVGNELAEDDDDEAPTRRRRPTKKVVDPNERVPAVYNEDSLLKVQVAEQDSTINFRLTSDGKPVSPEKA from the coding sequence ATGAATGACAAAGTAAATCCGATCTGCCATTGGGCTGTGGCGACCGCGTTGATGGCAGTCGTCGGCTGTGGAAACGGATTGGACACCGACTACAGTTCGCTGGGGTTGGTGCCGATTTCGGGGCAGGTGACGATCGATGGCCAACCACTGGCGGGCGCCGTGGTCTTCTTCGAAGCCGCGGACCTGACTCAGGCCTATGCGACCACGGACGATACCGGGCACTATCAGTTGAAGTTCAACAGCGAAGTGCATGGTGTCACGGTAGGCCCCAAGATCGTTCGGATCAGTACGACGGCAAGCACCGGAGAAGTCGGGAACGAACTGGCCGAAGATGACGACGACGAGGCGCCCACGCGTCGCCGCCGTCCAACCAAAAAGGTCGTCGATCCCAACGAACGGGTGCCAGCGGTTTACAACGAAGACTCGCTGCTGAAGGTCCAGGTCGCCGAACAAGATTCGACGATCAATTTCCGGCTGACCAGCGACGGCAAGCCGGTTTCGCCCGAGAAGGCGTGA
- a CDS encoding SAM-dependent methyltransferase: protein MGIPFSSKSQLDSIVEILQSVAGPLDMNVSVKLWDGRVVPLGKNADGKLTISISGPGVIGSLVRRPTLETLVRLYATGHIAFDGGDLIEFTHAFRTERSNRRELKKISKTMLVKRTLPFLFAKTNVADVQHGFKDDAIGRNESKRNNTDYIQFHYDVGNDFYKLFLGEEMQYTCGYFTDWSNSLDQAQHDKLDMICRKLQLQPGEKMLDIGCGWGGLICHAAQNFGVKAHGVTLSQEQHDFAQAKIQRLGLQDQVSVEICDYADHQGTYDKISSIGMSEHIGAANYPRYFQKINSMLRDRGVMLNHAIARRAKSSKRAAKRIRPERQFILKYIFPGSELTPVGQTTDCLENTGFEVHDVESWREHYAHTTRFWCQNLSANRDQAIEMVGLERYNLWVAYLAGASAGFTAGSIKLYQVVATKRAGKGLSGMPPTREHMYRAA, encoded by the coding sequence ATGGGCATCCCCTTTTCATCGAAATCACAGCTCGATTCAATCGTCGAGATTCTGCAAAGCGTTGCAGGGCCGCTGGACATGAATGTCAGCGTCAAACTGTGGGACGGTCGTGTGGTCCCGCTGGGAAAGAACGCGGACGGAAAGCTGACGATCTCCATCTCCGGTCCCGGCGTCATCGGGTCCCTGGTTCGGCGTCCAACCTTGGAAACGCTGGTTCGTCTGTACGCGACCGGACACATCGCATTCGATGGCGGTGATCTGATTGAGTTCACGCACGCCTTTCGAACCGAACGATCCAATCGTCGCGAGCTGAAAAAAATCAGCAAGACCATGCTGGTCAAACGAACCTTGCCGTTCCTGTTCGCCAAAACGAATGTCGCGGACGTTCAACACGGATTCAAGGACGACGCGATCGGTCGCAACGAATCCAAACGCAACAACACCGACTATATCCAGTTCCATTACGACGTGGGCAACGATTTCTACAAGCTGTTTCTCGGCGAAGAGATGCAGTACACCTGCGGCTACTTCACCGACTGGTCCAACTCGCTTGATCAAGCCCAACACGACAAGTTGGACATGATCTGTCGCAAACTGCAATTGCAGCCGGGCGAAAAGATGCTGGACATCGGCTGCGGTTGGGGCGGGCTGATCTGTCACGCCGCTCAGAACTTTGGCGTCAAGGCTCACGGCGTGACGTTGTCTCAAGAACAACATGACTTCGCCCAAGCAAAGATTCAACGACTCGGTTTGCAAGACCAGGTCAGTGTTGAAATCTGTGACTACGCAGATCATCAAGGCACCTACGACAAGATCAGTAGCATTGGCATGTCCGAACACATCGGCGCCGCCAACTACCCACGGTATTTCCAAAAGATCAATTCGATGCTGCGGGATCGCGGCGTGATGCTGAACCACGCGATCGCACGTCGAGCGAAGAGTTCTAAGCGGGCTGCCAAGCGGATTCGGCCCGAACGGCAGTTCATCTTGAAGTACATCTTCCCAGGTTCTGAACTGACCCCGGTTGGTCAAACCACCGACTGCCTGGAGAACACCGGCTTCGAAGTTCACGACGTCGAATCGTGGCGCGAACACTATGCCCACACCACTCGATTCTGGTGCCAAAATCTATCGGCTAACCGCGATCAAGCGATCGAGATGGTCGGCTTGGAACGGTACAATTTGTGGGTCGCCTACCTGGCTGGCGCTTCGGCTGGTTTCACCGCCGGTTCCATCAAGCTTTATCAGGTGGTCGCGACCAAGCGAGCGGGCAAGGGATTGTCGGGAATGCCACCCACTCGCGAACACATGTACCGCGCCGCGTAG
- a CDS encoding putative quinol monooxygenase has translation MSESLVVVASLTANAGSGDELFAAIASIIQASRAEAGCQSYICHRNIENADEIVVYEVWDDEAALQKHSQSEHFQRFLSEAKPVLKDLDVKKLTVQP, from the coding sequence ATGTCAGAATCTTTGGTTGTCGTAGCCAGCCTTACCGCCAATGCAGGATCCGGGGACGAACTGTTCGCGGCGATCGCCAGCATCATCCAGGCTTCCAGAGCCGAAGCGGGCTGTCAAAGCTACATCTGTCACCGAAACATCGAAAACGCAGATGAAATCGTGGTGTACGAAGTGTGGGATGACGAAGCCGCTCTGCAGAAGCACTCCCAAAGCGAACACTTCCAGCGGTTTCTAAGTGAGGCGAAGCCGGTCTTGAAGGACTTGGATGTCAAAAAGCTGACGGTCCAGCCCTAG
- a CDS encoding zinc-binding alcohol dehydrogenase family protein, translating to MKAIGYKQAGPITAPESLIQFDAEMPPVGAHDLLVEVRGISVNPVDVKVREGKTPEDGTQILGYDAAGVVTEVGDDVRLFQVGDEVFYAGDITRPGTNAQFHAVDERIVGRKPKSLGFAEAAGFPLTSITAWELLFESLGVKEGEGDGETLLVVGGAGGVGSILIQLAKKLTGLNVVATASRPDTIQWVQKMGADHVINHRQSMVDQLKSLDLTPRYVASLTGTAGHFAEIIDLIKPRGHVAFIDDPETLDIKAGKPKALSFAWEFMFARSMFQTDDIQYQHELLNRVSEMIDDAVLISTVNNNLGKLTVETLKDAHAQQESGRAIGKNVLDGLN from the coding sequence ATGAAAGCGATCGGATACAAGCAAGCCGGACCGATTACGGCGCCCGAGTCATTGATCCAGTTTGACGCAGAGATGCCTCCGGTGGGTGCTCACGATTTGTTGGTCGAAGTTCGTGGGATCTCGGTCAATCCCGTGGACGTCAAAGTACGCGAGGGGAAGACGCCCGAAGACGGCACTCAGATCCTTGGCTACGACGCTGCCGGTGTGGTGACCGAAGTGGGCGATGATGTTCGTCTGTTCCAAGTCGGTGATGAAGTGTTCTATGCCGGTGACATCACTCGCCCTGGAACGAACGCCCAGTTCCATGCCGTTGACGAACGAATCGTCGGTCGCAAACCCAAGTCGCTTGGTTTTGCCGAGGCTGCTGGATTCCCGCTGACCTCTATCACAGCCTGGGAACTGTTGTTCGAATCGCTGGGCGTCAAAGAGGGCGAAGGCGATGGCGAAACCCTGTTGGTGGTCGGCGGTGCAGGCGGCGTTGGTTCGATCCTGATCCAACTGGCCAAGAAACTGACCGGTCTGAACGTCGTTGCCACCGCATCGCGGCCAGACACGATCCAGTGGGTCCAGAAGATGGGGGCGGATCATGTGATCAACCACCGTCAATCGATGGTGGACCAACTGAAATCGCTTGACTTGACGCCACGCTACGTTGCTTCGCTGACGGGAACCGCCGGCCACTTCGCCGAGATCATCGATCTGATCAAACCACGCGGGCATGTTGCGTTCATCGATGACCCCGAGACTTTGGACATCAAGGCTGGCAAGCCCAAGGCCCTTAGTTTTGCTTGGGAATTCATGTTCGCTCGTTCGATGTTCCAAACCGACGACATCCAATACCAGCACGAATTGCTGAACCGTGTTTCGGAAATGATCGACGACGCAGTGCTGATCTCCACCGTCAACAACAACCTTGGCAAACTGACCGTCGAAACGCTGAAAGATGCGCACGCCCAACAGGAAAGCGGCCGTGCGATCGGAAAGAATGTTCTAGACGGATTGAACTGA
- a CDS encoding NADP-dependent oxidoreductase: MSQSSKTNRRIVLNSRPHGAPTSDNFRLENADVPQPGEGRVLLRTVYLSLDPYMRGRMSDSPSYAPPVEVDAVMVGGTVCRVLQSKHSDFAEGDWVLANTGWQDYAVSDGQGLVPLGQELKHPSRSLGVLGMPGFTAYMGLLDIGNPQPGETVVVAAATGAVGSIVGQIAKLKGCRVVGIAGGPKKCQTGVETFGFDECLDHHAADFADQLATACGDGIDVYFESVGGKVFDAVLPLLNVKARIPVCGLIAHYNDTALPEGPDRLPLLMQTFLVRRIKAQGFIIFDDYGPRYDEFLAEMTPWVEQGKIKFIEDVTDGLENAPEAFIGLLEGKNFGKLVVRVGEDK, encoded by the coding sequence ATGTCACAGTCGTCCAAAACCAATCGTCGAATCGTCCTCAATTCGCGTCCTCACGGGGCTCCCACTTCCGATAACTTTCGATTGGAAAATGCGGATGTCCCACAGCCCGGCGAAGGCCGAGTTTTGCTTCGCACGGTCTATCTGTCGCTGGATCCCTACATGCGTGGTCGCATGAGCGATTCGCCGTCGTATGCACCGCCCGTCGAGGTCGATGCGGTGATGGTCGGTGGCACGGTTTGCCGAGTCCTGCAGTCCAAGCATTCGGACTTTGCCGAGGGGGATTGGGTGTTGGCTAATACTGGATGGCAAGACTATGCCGTTTCGGACGGCCAAGGGCTGGTGCCGCTGGGACAGGAACTGAAGCATCCATCCCGGTCGCTTGGCGTGCTCGGGATGCCTGGCTTCACCGCCTACATGGGGCTGCTTGACATTGGCAATCCTCAGCCGGGCGAAACGGTCGTGGTCGCTGCTGCGACCGGCGCGGTCGGATCGATCGTCGGCCAGATCGCAAAGCTAAAAGGGTGTCGTGTGGTGGGGATCGCCGGCGGGCCAAAGAAGTGCCAAACAGGCGTGGAGACGTTTGGCTTTGATGAATGCCTGGATCACCATGCAGCCGATTTTGCCGATCAACTTGCCACCGCCTGTGGCGATGGGATCGACGTGTATTTTGAAAGTGTCGGTGGAAAGGTTTTCGACGCGGTGCTTCCACTGTTGAACGTCAAAGCCCGGATTCCCGTGTGTGGATTGATCGCACACTACAACGACACCGCATTGCCCGAAGGACCGGATCGGCTGCCACTGTTGATGCAGACCTTCTTGGTCCGGCGCATCAAAGCCCAGGGCTTCATCATCTTTGATGACTACGGCCCTCGCTACGACGAATTCCTAGCCGAAATGACCCCGTGGGTCGAACAGGGCAAGATCAAGTTCATCGAAGACGTTACCGATGGCCTGGAAAACGCACCCGAAGCATTCATCGGCCTACTAGAAGGCAAGAACTTCGGCAAACTCGTCGTCCGAGTCGGCGAAGACAAGTAG
- a CDS encoding DUF5060 domain-containing protein has protein sequence MKPTVHLLRPLSVFLLASCILPPGLAKAADTSGGSADVVLQAADFPTKDTGYYLDRGKWMAIHPDRNQSATTQSAFPAVNGKYHVTLEAVGESDGRATYQVIVNDSKVGEFSCPISSQTFETGRKFHHTWPDVEIGQGDVVKISSQIASADGKEFSRARWARVRFSPADDATAAAVKVMGTEKASSDKSQTSALVEPRGKNGDGTVKISGDRKQWHKVTLTLDGPFANERDQQPNPFTDNAFNVTFTHESGSPSYVVPGYFAADGNAGQSSAEAGNQWRAHLSPDKVGQWNYTVSFTQGKNAALGETQGTAIKPYDAAKGSFTVAASDKDGRDLRSKGRLEYVGRRYLQFAGSKEYFLKAGPDAPETMLGYKDFDNTIAGLPKKVPLKTWAPHTADWQSGDPTWKDGKGKGLIGAINYLAAKGCNAFSFLTYNAGGDGDNIWPFVERNDKLHYDCSKLDQWGIVLDHGTAKGMHLHFKLQENEMDDDRRGQKAESGRVPESLDGGKLGPQRKLYCRELIARYGHSLALNWNIGEENTQSSQEIRDMVTYLHDTDPYHHNIVIHTFPSQQDKVYTPLLGDQSLLTGASLQNSWDQAHQRTLKWVNESAKAGRPWVVANDEQGPASDGVPADPGYQGNDGTGNQKGKKYTAHDIRKLCLWGTLMAGGAGVEYYFGYKLPENDLICEDFRSRDTSWDYCRIALSFFPENDIPFWEMENSDALIGNSSNNNSKFCFAKTDEVYLVYLPSGGSAELDLRDADGDFEVRWFNPRSGGELQRGSVLTVDGGSKVQLGTAPADKDDDWLVVVRR, from the coding sequence ATGAAACCTACCGTGCATCTACTGCGGCCGTTGTCCGTATTTCTGTTGGCGTCGTGCATCCTGCCGCCGGGGTTAGCCAAGGCAGCCGACACCAGCGGCGGGTCCGCCGACGTGGTTCTGCAGGCCGCCGATTTCCCGACCAAGGACACCGGGTATTACCTTGACCGCGGAAAATGGATGGCGATCCATCCCGATCGCAACCAATCGGCGACCACGCAATCGGCCTTTCCTGCGGTCAACGGCAAGTATCACGTGACGCTAGAAGCGGTCGGCGAAAGCGATGGCAGGGCGACTTACCAGGTGATCGTCAACGATTCGAAGGTAGGCGAATTTTCGTGCCCGATCAGCAGCCAGACCTTCGAAACGGGACGCAAGTTTCATCACACCTGGCCCGACGTGGAAATCGGCCAAGGCGACGTGGTGAAAATCAGTTCGCAAATCGCATCGGCCGACGGCAAAGAATTCAGCCGCGCTCGATGGGCACGTGTCCGATTTTCGCCCGCCGATGATGCGACCGCCGCGGCGGTCAAAGTGATGGGAACCGAAAAAGCATCGTCCGACAAATCACAGACCTCCGCGTTGGTTGAACCGCGTGGCAAGAACGGTGACGGCACCGTCAAAATCAGTGGCGATCGGAAACAATGGCACAAGGTCACGCTGACGTTGGACGGTCCATTCGCGAACGAACGTGACCAACAACCCAACCCGTTCACCGACAATGCGTTCAACGTGACCTTCACGCACGAGAGCGGATCGCCAAGCTATGTCGTGCCCGGATACTTTGCCGCCGACGGCAATGCGGGACAGTCGTCAGCCGAAGCGGGCAACCAATGGCGTGCGCACCTATCCCCCGACAAGGTCGGCCAATGGAATTACACGGTATCGTTCACGCAAGGCAAAAATGCCGCGTTGGGCGAAACGCAGGGTACCGCCATCAAACCGTATGACGCCGCCAAAGGAAGTTTTACGGTCGCGGCCAGCGACAAGGACGGACGCGACCTACGATCCAAGGGCCGACTGGAATACGTCGGTCGTCGTTACCTGCAGTTCGCCGGATCCAAGGAATACTTTCTGAAAGCCGGCCCCGATGCGCCGGAGACGATGCTGGGATACAAGGATTTTGACAACACGATCGCGGGCCTGCCCAAGAAGGTGCCACTGAAAACATGGGCTCCGCATACTGCCGACTGGCAATCCGGTGACCCGACCTGGAAAGACGGTAAGGGAAAGGGGTTGATCGGTGCAATCAACTACTTGGCCGCCAAAGGGTGCAACGCGTTTTCGTTCCTGACTTACAACGCGGGCGGCGACGGCGACAACATTTGGCCGTTCGTCGAGCGGAACGACAAACTGCACTACGACTGTTCGAAATTGGACCAATGGGGCATCGTGCTGGACCACGGGACGGCGAAGGGGATGCACCTGCACTTCAAGCTGCAAGAAAACGAGATGGACGATGACCGCCGCGGCCAGAAAGCCGAATCGGGACGCGTGCCCGAGTCGTTGGATGGTGGCAAGCTTGGCCCGCAACGGAAACTGTATTGCCGCGAACTGATCGCCCGATACGGACACTCGCTGGCCCTGAACTGGAACATCGGCGAAGAGAACACGCAAAGCAGCCAAGAGATCCGCGACATGGTCACCTACCTGCACGACACCGATCCCTACCATCACAACATCGTGATCCACACGTTCCCATCGCAGCAAGACAAGGTTTACACGCCGCTGCTGGGCGACCAATCGTTGTTGACCGGCGCCTCGCTACAGAACTCTTGGGACCAGGCTCACCAGCGCACGCTGAAATGGGTCAACGAGTCTGCCAAGGCGGGTCGACCATGGGTTGTCGCCAATGACGAACAAGGACCTGCCAGCGACGGAGTCCCCGCCGATCCGGGCTACCAGGGCAATGATGGCACCGGAAACCAGAAGGGCAAAAAGTACACCGCGCACGACATTCGCAAACTATGCCTATGGGGAACCCTGATGGCGGGCGGCGCCGGCGTGGAGTACTACTTTGGCTATAAGTTGCCTGAAAACGATCTCATTTGCGAAGACTTTCGTAGCCGCGATACGAGTTGGGACTACTGCCGAATCGCACTGTCGTTCTTCCCAGAAAATGACATCCCGTTCTGGGAAATGGAAAACTCCGACGCATTGATCGGCAACTCATCCAACAACAACTCGAAGTTCTGCTTTGCCAAGACGGACGAGGTGTATTTGGTTTACCTGCCCAGTGGTGGATCGGCTGAACTGGACCTCCGCGACGCCGATGGCGACTTCGAAGTCCGCTGGTTCAACCCTCGCAGTGGCGGCGAGTTGCAGCGTGGTTCGGTGCTAACGGTCGACGGTGGATCGAAGGTGCAACTGGGAACTGCCCCGGCGGACAAGGACGACGACTGGTTGGTGGTGGTTCGTCGTTAG
- a CDS encoding LysR family transcriptional regulator → MNEVPTVRRDRSSDLSVAQLHTFRLVIRHGGYAAAARASDLSVPSVWQHVQALERLYGTKLFTRVGRMVQPTEAAQRLYEQVDPILVQLESTFDAVQATSAKAPIRVVAGVRMMMEDLAEPLATFRRNHSNPLTIQQGNERVAEELLLADKADIAMTLEPGVKQDSPLIHYEPAYTVRFFAVTAKSHPYAKSRSNSLDELAKHALVVTSTGTHGRDALDQAFHREGLTADISIETDNSAFTIACVAAGMGVGVLAGRSEGNLREKLATRCLGKQLGQRRIVFMWRKGRLLASPLLDLIDEVKRLDET, encoded by the coding sequence ATGAATGAAGTGCCCACCGTTCGCCGCGACCGATCCAGCGATCTTAGCGTCGCCCAACTGCACACCTTCCGTCTGGTGATCCGGCACGGTGGGTACGCGGCCGCCGCACGGGCCTCCGATCTGTCGGTCCCCTCGGTCTGGCAGCACGTCCAAGCTCTGGAACGGCTGTATGGGACCAAACTGTTCACGCGCGTCGGCCGGATGGTCCAGCCGACCGAGGCAGCCCAGCGTTTGTACGAACAGGTCGACCCGATTCTGGTCCAGCTAGAATCGACCTTTGACGCCGTTCAAGCCACCTCCGCAAAGGCACCCATTCGAGTGGTCGCGGGCGTGCGGATGATGATGGAAGACCTGGCCGAACCATTGGCCACGTTTCGCCGAAATCACTCCAATCCGTTGACGATCCAGCAGGGGAACGAACGCGTCGCCGAGGAATTGTTGCTGGCGGACAAAGCCGACATCGCGATGACGTTGGAACCCGGCGTCAAGCAAGACTCGCCGCTGATCCACTATGAACCCGCCTATACCGTCCGGTTCTTTGCGGTGACCGCCAAGAGTCATCCGTACGCAAAAAGTCGATCCAACAGCCTGGATGAATTGGCCAAGCACGCGTTGGTCGTCACGTCCACCGGGACACATGGCCGCGACGCGCTGGACCAAGCGTTTCATCGCGAAGGGTTAACGGCTGATATCTCGATTGAAACCGACAACAGCGCCTTCACGATCGCTTGTGTTGCCGCCGGCATGGGGGTCGGCGTGCTGGCCGGTCGCAGCGAAGGCAACCTGCGAGAAAAGCTGGCGACACGTTGCCTCGGAAAACAACTCGGTCAACGCCGCATCGTGTTCATGTGGCGCAAGGGGCGATTGCTGGCCAGCCCCTTGTTGGACCTGATCGATGAAGTCAAACGGCTGGACGAAACTTAG
- a CDS encoding alkaline phosphatase D family protein, with protein sequence MSRIPSDDSVSRSAWNRRRFLAFTGALPSFALASQQASAESKIAFSSDPFTLGVASGEPDHRGMVLWTRLAPAPLEPDGGMPNRGVDVTWEVASDDSMRNIVASGTQLATPQLGHSVHVELDQLEPDRWYWYRFRCGDAESPIGRTRTMPLPNTLPGSVKFAVTSCQNYEQGLFTAYQQMADDNVDLVFHLGDYIYEYEAGRNGKVRTHQGNEIMTLADYRIRHAQYRSDSLLQNMHAQCPWVVTWDDHEFDNNCAGDICQDTWVESNDFLSRRANAYQAYYEMMPLRRRQIPRGSDMRLYRSSRFGRLAEFSVLDTRQYRSDQPNEDRKSPLNAAALDPTQTMLGIKQRGWLSRNLIRSTATWNVLAQQVMMGMVNRAGDPDDPQYSMDQWPGYSHERMELMKYIRDRRVSNPVVLTGDIHTNWANELRVDDRQEDQDIVATEFVATSLSSGGNGVDQPKNLDAMLAENPCVRWHNAERGYIRCEVTPDAWKSDYMVVDDVLKPGGKTFQRKSFVVESGNPRLNVS encoded by the coding sequence ATGTCACGCATCCCATCCGACGATTCCGTTTCTCGCTCCGCTTGGAATCGCCGTCGCTTCTTGGCGTTCACCGGTGCGCTGCCATCGTTCGCCTTGGCGTCGCAACAGGCCAGTGCCGAATCGAAGATCGCGTTCAGCAGCGACCCGTTCACACTGGGGGTCGCATCGGGCGAACCAGATCATCGTGGCATGGTGCTGTGGACACGACTGGCTCCAGCGCCGCTGGAACCCGATGGCGGCATGCCCAATCGCGGCGTTGATGTGACTTGGGAAGTCGCGTCGGACGATTCGATGCGGAACATCGTTGCCTCGGGAACTCAGCTGGCCACGCCACAACTGGGACACTCGGTTCACGTCGAACTGGACCAACTGGAACCCGACCGTTGGTACTGGTACCGATTCCGGTGCGGGGATGCCGAAAGCCCGATCGGCCGGACTCGCACGATGCCGCTTCCCAACACCCTGCCCGGCAGTGTCAAGTTCGCGGTCACTTCGTGCCAGAACTACGAACAAGGCCTGTTCACGGCGTACCAGCAGATGGCCGACGACAACGTTGACCTGGTGTTTCATCTGGGCGATTACATCTATGAATACGAAGCCGGCCGGAACGGTAAGGTGCGTACGCATCAGGGCAATGAAATCATGACGTTGGCGGACTACCGAATTCGCCACGCCCAGTATCGATCCGATTCGTTGCTCCAGAACATGCACGCACAGTGCCCGTGGGTGGTGACCTGGGACGACCACGAATTTGACAACAACTGCGCCGGTGACATTTGCCAAGACACCTGGGTCGAATCCAACGATTTCCTGTCGCGTCGGGCGAACGCCTACCAAGCCTATTACGAGATGATGCCGCTTCGTCGGCGCCAGATTCCACGTGGCAGCGACATGCGACTGTATCGCAGTTCACGTTTCGGCCGTCTTGCTGAATTCTCGGTTCTGGACACCCGGCAATACCGATCCGATCAACCCAACGAAGATCGCAAGAGTCCCTTGAACGCGGCAGCCCTGGACCCGACCCAAACCATGCTGGGAATCAAGCAACGCGGATGGTTGTCGCGAAATTTGATCCGGTCCACCGCGACGTGGAACGTACTGGCCCAACAAGTGATGATGGGGATGGTCAATCGAGCCGGTGATCCGGACGACCCCCAATATTCGATGGACCAATGGCCCGGCTATTCGCACGAACGGATGGAACTGATGAAATACATTCGCGATCGCCGAGTCAGCAACCCGGTCGTGTTGACCGGTGACATTCACACCAACTGGGCCAACGAACTTCGCGTCGATGATCGGCAAGAAGACCAAGACATCGTGGCAACCGAGTTTGTGGCCACGTCGCTTAGCAGCGGCGGCAACGGGGTCGACCAACCGAAGAATTTGGACGCCATGCTGGCCGAAAATCCGTGCGTGCGTTGGCACAATGCCGAACGTGGCTACATCCGATGTGAAGTGACTCCCGACGCTTGGAAGTCGGACTACATGGTGGTCGACGACGTACTGAAACCCGGTGGCAAAACGTTCCAGCGAAAGTCGTTTGTCGTCGAATCGGGTAACCCACGACTGAACGTCAGCTGA